The following proteins come from a genomic window of Puntigrus tetrazona isolate hp1 chromosome 15, ASM1883169v1, whole genome shotgun sequence:
- the actn4 gene encoding alpha-actinin-4 isoform X5 produces MVDYHAANNQTQYSTGGQPSYMEQENDWDRDLLLDPAWEKQQRKTFTAWCNSHLRKAGTQIENIEEDFRDGLKLMLLLEVISGERLPKPERGKMRVHKINNVNKALDFIASKGVKLVSIGAEEIVDGNAKMTLGMIWTIILRFAIQDISVEETSAKEGLLLWCQRKTAPYKNVNVQNFHISWKDGLAFNALIHRHRPELIDYDKLRKDDPVTNLNNAFEVAERYLDIPKMLDAEDIVNTARPDEKAIMTYVSSFYHAFSGAQKAETAANRICKVLAVNQENEHLMEDYEKLASDLLEWIRRTIPWLENRAPEKTMAEMQQKLEDFRDYRRVHKPPKVQEKCQLEINFNTLQTKLRLSNRPAFMPSEGRMVSDINGAWHKLEGAEKGYEEWLLNEIRRLERLDHLAEKFRQKAAIHESWTDGKEAMLTQKDYETASLSEIKALLKKHEAFESDLAAHQDRVEQIAAIAQELNELDYYDSPSVNARCQKICEQWDVLGSLTQSRRESLERTEKQLESIDELYLEYAKRAAPFNNWMEGAMEDLQDMFIVHNIDEIQGLITAHDQFKSTLPEANKEREAIQAIQAEVQKIAQYNGIKLAGNNPYTTITPQSIDKKWEKVQQLVPQRDQALQEELARQQSNDHLRRQFANQANMIGPWIQNKMEEIGRISIEMNGTLEDQLTHLRQYEQSIIEYKPNIDQLEGDHQLIQEALIFDNKYTAYTMEHLRVGWEQLLTTIARTINEIENQILTRDAKGISQEQLHEYRTSFNHFDKDHSGVLQAEEFKACLISLGYDVENDKQKRTGIMDSDDFRALLISTGNSLGDAEFARIMGIVDPNNSGAVTFQAFIDFMSRETTDTDTADQVIASFKILAGDKNYITAEELRRELPPDQAEYCIARMAPYTGPDAVPGALDYMSFSTALYGESDL; encoded by the exons ACTTTCACGGCCTGGTGCAACTCTCACCTGCGGAAGGCGGGAACGCAGATCGAAAACATCGAGGAGGATTTCAGAGATGGACTCAAACTCATGCTGCTCCTAGAGGTCATCTCAG GGGAGAGGTTACCTAAACCCGAAAGAGGCAAGATGAGAGTTCACAAGATCAACAACGTCAACAAAGCGCTGGACTTCATCGCCAGCAAAGGAGTCAAGCTGGTGTCTATTGGTGCAGAAG AAATCGTGGATGGAAACGCCAAGATGACTCTGGGAATGATTTGGACCATCATCCTTCGCTTCGCCATCCAGGACATCTCAGTGGAGG AAACCTCCGCTAAAGAAGGATTGTTGCTCTGGTGTCAGAGAAAGACGGCTCCTTACAAGAACGTCAACGTTCAGAACTTCCACATCAG CTGGAAGGATGGTCTCGCCTTCAATGCTCTGATCCACAGACACAGGCCAGAGCTCATCGATTATGACAAGCTGAGAAAG GATGACCCAGTGACCAATCTGAACAACGCTTTTGAAGTGGCAGAGCGATACCTCGACATCCCCAAGATGTTGGATGCAGAGG ACATTGTGAACACAGCACGTCCGGATGAGAAAGCCATAATGACCTATGTGTCCAGTTTCTACCATGCCTTTTCTGGAGCCCAGAAG GCTGAGACAGCGGCTAATCGTATTTGCAAGGTGTTGGCGGTCAATCAAGAGAATGAGCACCTGATGGAGGACTATGAAAAACTGGCCAGCGAT cttttggaGTGGATTCGTAGGACAATCCCATGGCTGGAAAACCGTGCTCCAGAGAAAACCATGGCAGAAATGCAGCAGAAGTTGGAAGATTTCCGTGATTACCGTCGCGTTCACAAACCACCCAAAGTTCAGGAGAAGTGTCAGTTAGAGATCAACTTCAATACATTGCAGACCAAACTACGACTGAGCAACCGACCAGCCTTTATGCCATCTGAGGGACGCATGGTGTCG GACATTAATGGTGCATGGCATAAACTGGAAGGGGCGGAAAAAGGCTATGAAGAGTGGCTACTGAATGAGATCCGTCGTCTGGAGAGACTTGACCATCTTGCAGAAAAGTTCCGTCAGAAGGCGGCAATCCATGAAAGCTGGACAGATG GTAAAGAGGCTATGCTAACACAGAAGGACTATGAGACCGCATCTCTGTCTGAGATCAAAGCTCTCCTGAAGAAGCATGAGGCATTCGAAAGTGACCTTGCTGCCCACCAGGACAGAGTGGAGCAGATTGCTGCCATTGCACAGGAGCTCAA TGAGTTGGACTACTACGATTCCCCAAGCGTTAATGCACGCTGTCAGAAGATCTGTGAGCAATGGGATGTTCTGGGTTCCCTCACACAGAGTCGCAGAGAATCTCTGGAG AGAACCGAGAAACAGCTGGAGTCTATTGATGAGCTGTACCTGGAGTATGCCAAGAGAGCAGCACCATTCAACAACTGGATGGAGGGAGCCATGGAGGACCTTCAGGACATGTTCATTGTACACAACATTGATGAGATACAG GGACTGATAACGGCTCATGACCAGTTCAAATCAACTCTTCCAGAGGCAAATAAAGAGCGGGAAGCTATCCAGGCCATCCAGGCTGAAGTTCAGAAAATCGCACAGTACAATGGGATCAAACTGGCTGGAAACAATCCTTACACCACCATCACCCCTCAGAGCATTGACAAGAAGTGGGAGAAA GTGCAACAACTGGTTCCACAGCGTGATCAGGCTCTTCAGGAAGAACTCGCACGTCAGCAGTCTAATGACCATCTCAGACGCCAGTTTGCCAACCAGGCCAACATGATTGGACCATGGATCCAAAATAAGATGGAG GAGATTGGGCGGATATCAATTGAGATGAATGGAACGCTGGAAGATCAGCTGACCCACCTCCGTCAGTATGAGCAGAGCATCATTGAATACAAGCCCAACATTGACCAACTGGAGGGAGACCATCAGCTCATTCAGGAAGCACTTATATTTGACAACAAATACACTGCTTACACTATGGAG CACCTTCGGGTTGGTTGGGAGCAACTCCTTACTACAATTGCTCGCACCATTAATGAGATCGAGAACCAGATTCTGACTCGTGATGCTAAAGGCATCAGCCAAGAGCAGCTTCACGAGTACCGCACGTCCTTCAATCACTTCGACAAG GACCACAGTGGTGTCTTACAAGCTGAGGAGTTCAAGGCTTGTTTGATCAGTCTGGGTTACGACGTAGAAAACGACAAGCAG AAGCGCACGGGGATAATGGACAGCGACGATTTCCGCGCACTGCTCATTTCCACTGGGAACAGCCTG GGTGATGCTGAATTTGCTCGCATCATGGGTATCGTTGACCCCAACAACAGTGGAGCAGTGACCTTCCAGGCTTTCATCGACTTCATGTCAAGAGAAACAACCGACACAGACACCGCAGACCAGGTCATCGCCTCATTTAAGATCCTAGCCGGTGACAAG AACTACATCACAGCCGAGGAGTTGAGGCGTGAGCTTCCTCCTGACCAGGCAGAGTACTGCATTGCCCGAATGGCACCATACACGGGCCCCGACGCGGTGCCAGGCGCCCTTGACTACATGTCCTTCTCCACCGCCCTGTATGGGGAGAGCGACCTCTAA
- the actn4 gene encoding alpha-actinin-4 isoform X3, giving the protein MVDYHAANNQTQYSTGGQPSYMEQENDWDRDLLLDPAWEKQQRKTFTAWCNSHLRKAGTQIENIEEDFRDGLKLMLLLEVISGERLPKPERGKMRVHKINNVNKALDFIASKGVKLVSIGAEEIVDGNAKMTLGMIWTIILRFAIQDISVEETSAKEGLLLWCQRKTAPYKNVNVQNFHISWKDGLAFNALIHRHRPELIDYDKLRKDDPVTNLNNAFEVAERYLDIPKMLDAEDIVNTARPDEKAIMTYVSSFYHAFSGAQKAETAANRICKVLAVNQENEHLMEDYEKLASDLLEWIRRTIPWLENRAPEKTMAEMQQKLEDFRDYRRVHKPPKVQEKCQLEINFNTLQTKLRLSNRPAFMPSEGRMVSDINGAWHKLEGAEKGYEEWLLNEIRRLERLDHLAEKFRQKAAIHESWTDGKEAMLTQKDYETASLSEIKALLKKHEAFESDLAAHQDRVEQIAAIAQELNELDYYDSPSVNARCQKICEQWDVLGSLTQSRRESLERTEKQLESIDELYLEYAKRAAPFNNWMEGAMEDLQDMFIVHNIDEIQGLITAHDQFKSTLPEANKEREAIQAIQAEVQKIAQYNGIKLAGNNPYTTITPQSIDKKWEKVQQLVPQRDQALQEELARQQSNDHLRRQFANQANMIGPWIQNKMEEIGRISIEMNGTLEDQLTHLRQYEQSIIEYKPNIDQLEGDHQLIQEALIFDNKYTAYTMEHLRVGWEQLLTTIARTINEIENQILTRDAKGISQEQLHEYRTSFNHFDKKRTGIMDSDDFRALLISTGNSLGDAEFARIMGIVDPNNSGAVTFQAFIDFMSRETTDTDTADQVIASFKILAGDKNYITAEELRRELPPDQAEYCIARMAPYTGPDAVPGALDYMSFSTALYGESDL; this is encoded by the exons ACTTTCACGGCCTGGTGCAACTCTCACCTGCGGAAGGCGGGAACGCAGATCGAAAACATCGAGGAGGATTTCAGAGATGGACTCAAACTCATGCTGCTCCTAGAGGTCATCTCAG GGGAGAGGTTACCTAAACCCGAAAGAGGCAAGATGAGAGTTCACAAGATCAACAACGTCAACAAAGCGCTGGACTTCATCGCCAGCAAAGGAGTCAAGCTGGTGTCTATTGGTGCAGAAG AAATCGTGGATGGAAACGCCAAGATGACTCTGGGAATGATTTGGACCATCATCCTTCGCTTCGCCATCCAGGACATCTCAGTGGAGG AAACCTCCGCTAAAGAAGGATTGTTGCTCTGGTGTCAGAGAAAGACGGCTCCTTACAAGAACGTCAACGTTCAGAACTTCCACATCAG CTGGAAGGATGGTCTCGCCTTCAATGCTCTGATCCACAGACACAGGCCAGAGCTCATCGATTATGACAAGCTGAGAAAG GATGACCCAGTGACCAATCTGAACAACGCTTTTGAAGTGGCAGAGCGATACCTCGACATCCCCAAGATGTTGGATGCAGAGG ACATTGTGAACACAGCACGTCCGGATGAGAAAGCCATAATGACCTATGTGTCCAGTTTCTACCATGCCTTTTCTGGAGCCCAGAAG GCTGAGACAGCGGCTAATCGTATTTGCAAGGTGTTGGCGGTCAATCAAGAGAATGAGCACCTGATGGAGGACTATGAAAAACTGGCCAGCGAT cttttggaGTGGATTCGTAGGACAATCCCATGGCTGGAAAACCGTGCTCCAGAGAAAACCATGGCAGAAATGCAGCAGAAGTTGGAAGATTTCCGTGATTACCGTCGCGTTCACAAACCACCCAAAGTTCAGGAGAAGTGTCAGTTAGAGATCAACTTCAATACATTGCAGACCAAACTACGACTGAGCAACCGACCAGCCTTTATGCCATCTGAGGGACGCATGGTGTCG GACATTAATGGTGCATGGCATAAACTGGAAGGGGCGGAAAAAGGCTATGAAGAGTGGCTACTGAATGAGATCCGTCGTCTGGAGAGACTTGACCATCTTGCAGAAAAGTTCCGTCAGAAGGCGGCAATCCATGAAAGCTGGACAGATG GTAAAGAGGCTATGCTAACACAGAAGGACTATGAGACCGCATCTCTGTCTGAGATCAAAGCTCTCCTGAAGAAGCATGAGGCATTCGAAAGTGACCTTGCTGCCCACCAGGACAGAGTGGAGCAGATTGCTGCCATTGCACAGGAGCTCAA TGAGTTGGACTACTACGATTCCCCAAGCGTTAATGCACGCTGTCAGAAGATCTGTGAGCAATGGGATGTTCTGGGTTCCCTCACACAGAGTCGCAGAGAATCTCTGGAG AGAACCGAGAAACAGCTGGAGTCTATTGATGAGCTGTACCTGGAGTATGCCAAGAGAGCAGCACCATTCAACAACTGGATGGAGGGAGCCATGGAGGACCTTCAGGACATGTTCATTGTACACAACATTGATGAGATACAG GGACTGATAACGGCTCATGACCAGTTCAAATCAACTCTTCCAGAGGCAAATAAAGAGCGGGAAGCTATCCAGGCCATCCAGGCTGAAGTTCAGAAAATCGCACAGTACAATGGGATCAAACTGGCTGGAAACAATCCTTACACCACCATCACCCCTCAGAGCATTGACAAGAAGTGGGAGAAA GTGCAACAACTGGTTCCACAGCGTGATCAGGCTCTTCAGGAAGAACTCGCACGTCAGCAGTCTAATGACCATCTCAGACGCCAGTTTGCCAACCAGGCCAACATGATTGGACCATGGATCCAAAATAAGATGGAG GAGATTGGGCGGATATCAATTGAGATGAATGGAACGCTGGAAGATCAGCTGACCCACCTCCGTCAGTATGAGCAGAGCATCATTGAATACAAGCCCAACATTGACCAACTGGAGGGAGACCATCAGCTCATTCAGGAAGCACTTATATTTGACAACAAATACACTGCTTACACTATGGAG CACCTTCGGGTTGGTTGGGAGCAACTCCTTACTACAATTGCTCGCACCATTAATGAGATCGAGAACCAGATTCTGACTCGTGATGCTAAAGGCATCAGCCAAGAGCAGCTTCACGAGTACCGCACGTCCTTCAATCACTTCGACAAG AAGCGCACGGGGATAATGGACAGCGACGATTTCCGCGCACTGCTCATTTCCACTGGGAACAGCCTG GGTGATGCTGAATTTGCTCGCATCATGGGTATCGTTGACCCCAACAACAGTGGAGCAGTGACCTTCCAGGCTTTCATCGACTTCATGTCAAGAGAAACAACCGACACAGACACCGCAGACCAGGTCATCGCCTCATTTAAGATCCTAGCCGGTGACAAG AACTACATCACAGCCGAGGAGTTGAGGCGTGAGCTTCCTCCTGACCAGGCAGAGTACTGCATTGCCCGAATGGCACCATACACGGGCCCCGACGCGGTGCCAGGCGCCCTTGACTACATGTCCTTCTCCACCGCCCTGTATGGGGAGAGCGACCTCTAA
- the actn4 gene encoding alpha-actinin-4 isoform X4, which yields MVDYHAANNQTQYSTGGQPSYMEQENDWDRDLLLDPAWEKQQRKTFTAWCNSHLRKAGTQIENIEEDFRDGLKLMLLLEVISGERLPKPERGKMRVHKINNVNKALDFIASKGVKLVSIGAEEIVDGNAKMTLGMIWTIILRFAIQDISVEETSAKEGLLLWCQRKTAPYKNVNVQNFHISWKDGLAFNALIHRHRPELIDYDKLRKDDPVTNLNNAFEVAERYLDIPKMLDAEDIVGTLRPDEKAIMTYVSCFYHAFSGAQKAETAANRICKVLAVNQENEHLMEDYEKLASDLLEWIRRTIPWLENRAPEKTMAEMQQKLEDFRDYRRVHKPPKVQEKCQLEINFNTLQTKLRLSNRPAFMPSEGRMVSDINGAWHKLEGAEKGYEEWLLNEIRRLERLDHLAEKFRQKAAIHESWTDGKEAMLTQKDYETASLSEIKALLKKHEAFESDLAAHQDRVEQIAAIAQELNELDYYDSPSVNARCQKICEQWDVLGSLTQSRRESLERTEKQLESIDELYLEYAKRAAPFNNWMEGAMEDLQDMFIVHNIDEIQGLITAHDQFKSTLPEANKEREAIQAIQAEVQKIAQYNGIKLAGNNPYTTITPQSIDKKWEKVQQLVPQRDQALQEELARQQSNDHLRRQFANQANMIGPWIQNKMEEIGRISIEMNGTLEDQLTHLRQYEQSIIEYKPNIDQLEGDHQLIQEALIFDNKYTAYTMEHLRVGWEQLLTTIARTINEIENQILTRDAKGISQEQLHEYRTSFNHFDKKRTGIMDSDDFRALLISTGNSLGDAEFARIMGIVDPNNSGAVTFQAFIDFMSRETTDTDTADQVIASFKILAGDKNYITAEELRRELPPDQAEYCIARMAPYTGPDAVPGALDYMSFSTALYGESDL from the exons ACTTTCACGGCCTGGTGCAACTCTCACCTGCGGAAGGCGGGAACGCAGATCGAAAACATCGAGGAGGATTTCAGAGATGGACTCAAACTCATGCTGCTCCTAGAGGTCATCTCAG GGGAGAGGTTACCTAAACCCGAAAGAGGCAAGATGAGAGTTCACAAGATCAACAACGTCAACAAAGCGCTGGACTTCATCGCCAGCAAAGGAGTCAAGCTGGTGTCTATTGGTGCAGAAG AAATCGTGGATGGAAACGCCAAGATGACTCTGGGAATGATTTGGACCATCATCCTTCGCTTCGCCATCCAGGACATCTCAGTGGAGG AAACCTCCGCTAAAGAAGGATTGTTGCTCTGGTGTCAGAGAAAGACGGCTCCTTACAAGAACGTCAACGTTCAGAACTTCCACATCAG CTGGAAGGATGGTCTCGCCTTCAATGCTCTGATCCACAGACACAGGCCAGAGCTCATCGATTATGACAAGCTGAGAAAG GATGACCCAGTGACCAATCTGAACAACGCTTTTGAAGTGGCAGAGCGATACCTCGACATCCCCAAGATGTTGGATGCAGAGG ATATCGTGGGCACTCTGCGGCCGGATGAGAAGGCTATTATGACCTACGTCTCCTGTTTCTATCACGCCTTCTCAGGTGCTCAGAAG GCTGAGACAGCGGCTAATCGTATTTGCAAGGTGTTGGCGGTCAATCAAGAGAATGAGCACCTGATGGAGGACTATGAAAAACTGGCCAGCGAT cttttggaGTGGATTCGTAGGACAATCCCATGGCTGGAAAACCGTGCTCCAGAGAAAACCATGGCAGAAATGCAGCAGAAGTTGGAAGATTTCCGTGATTACCGTCGCGTTCACAAACCACCCAAAGTTCAGGAGAAGTGTCAGTTAGAGATCAACTTCAATACATTGCAGACCAAACTACGACTGAGCAACCGACCAGCCTTTATGCCATCTGAGGGACGCATGGTGTCG GACATTAATGGTGCATGGCATAAACTGGAAGGGGCGGAAAAAGGCTATGAAGAGTGGCTACTGAATGAGATCCGTCGTCTGGAGAGACTTGACCATCTTGCAGAAAAGTTCCGTCAGAAGGCGGCAATCCATGAAAGCTGGACAGATG GTAAAGAGGCTATGCTAACACAGAAGGACTATGAGACCGCATCTCTGTCTGAGATCAAAGCTCTCCTGAAGAAGCATGAGGCATTCGAAAGTGACCTTGCTGCCCACCAGGACAGAGTGGAGCAGATTGCTGCCATTGCACAGGAGCTCAA TGAGTTGGACTACTACGATTCCCCAAGCGTTAATGCACGCTGTCAGAAGATCTGTGAGCAATGGGATGTTCTGGGTTCCCTCACACAGAGTCGCAGAGAATCTCTGGAG AGAACCGAGAAACAGCTGGAGTCTATTGATGAGCTGTACCTGGAGTATGCCAAGAGAGCAGCACCATTCAACAACTGGATGGAGGGAGCCATGGAGGACCTTCAGGACATGTTCATTGTACACAACATTGATGAGATACAG GGACTGATAACGGCTCATGACCAGTTCAAATCAACTCTTCCAGAGGCAAATAAAGAGCGGGAAGCTATCCAGGCCATCCAGGCTGAAGTTCAGAAAATCGCACAGTACAATGGGATCAAACTGGCTGGAAACAATCCTTACACCACCATCACCCCTCAGAGCATTGACAAGAAGTGGGAGAAA GTGCAACAACTGGTTCCACAGCGTGATCAGGCTCTTCAGGAAGAACTCGCACGTCAGCAGTCTAATGACCATCTCAGACGCCAGTTTGCCAACCAGGCCAACATGATTGGACCATGGATCCAAAATAAGATGGAG GAGATTGGGCGGATATCAATTGAGATGAATGGAACGCTGGAAGATCAGCTGACCCACCTCCGTCAGTATGAGCAGAGCATCATTGAATACAAGCCCAACATTGACCAACTGGAGGGAGACCATCAGCTCATTCAGGAAGCACTTATATTTGACAACAAATACACTGCTTACACTATGGAG CACCTTCGGGTTGGTTGGGAGCAACTCCTTACTACAATTGCTCGCACCATTAATGAGATCGAGAACCAGATTCTGACTCGTGATGCTAAAGGCATCAGCCAAGAGCAGCTTCACGAGTACCGCACGTCCTTCAATCACTTCGACAAG AAGCGCACGGGGATAATGGACAGCGACGATTTCCGCGCACTGCTCATTTCCACTGGGAACAGCCTG GGTGATGCTGAATTTGCTCGCATCATGGGTATCGTTGACCCCAACAACAGTGGAGCAGTGACCTTCCAGGCTTTCATCGACTTCATGTCAAGAGAAACAACCGACACAGACACCGCAGACCAGGTCATCGCCTCATTTAAGATCCTAGCCGGTGACAAG AACTACATCACAGCCGAGGAGTTGAGGCGTGAGCTTCCTCCTGACCAGGCAGAGTACTGCATTGCCCGAATGGCACCATACACGGGCCCCGACGCGGTGCCAGGCGCCCTTGACTACATGTCCTTCTCCACCGCCCTGTATGGGGAGAGCGACCTCTAA
- the actn4 gene encoding alpha-actinin-4 isoform X1: MVDYHAANNQTQYSTGGQPSYMEQENDWDRDLLLDPAWEKQQRKTFTAWCNSHLRKAGTQIENIEEDFRDGLKLMLLLEVISGERLPKPERGKMRVHKINNVNKALDFIASKGVKLVSIGAEEIVDGNAKMTLGMIWTIILRFAIQDISVEETSAKEGLLLWCQRKTAPYKNVNVQNFHISWKDGLAFNALIHRHRPELIDYDKLRKDDPVTNLNNAFEVAERYLDIPKMLDAEDIVNTARPDEKAIMTYVSSFYHAFSGAQKAETAANRICKVLAVNQENEHLMEDYEKLASDLLEWIRRTIPWLENRAPEKTMAEMQQKLEDFRDYRRVHKPPKVQEKCQLEINFNTLQTKLRLSNRPAFMPSEGRMVSDINGAWHKLEGAEKGYEEWLLNEIRRLERLDHLAEKFRQKAAIHESWTDGKEAMLTQKDYETASLSEIKALLKKHEAFESDLAAHQDRVEQIAAIAQELNELDYYDSPSVNARCQKICEQWDVLGSLTQSRRESLERTEKQLESIDELYLEYAKRAAPFNNWMEGAMEDLQDMFIVHNIDEIQGLITAHDQFKSTLPEANKEREAIQAIQAEVQKIAQYNGIKLAGNNPYTTITPQSIDKKWEKVQQLVPQRDQALQEELARQQSNDHLRRQFANQANMIGPWIQNKMEEIGRISIEMNGTLEDQLTHLRQYEQSIIEYKPNIDQLEGDHQLIQEALIFDNKYTAYTMEHLRVGWEQLLTTIARTINEIENQILTRDAKGISQEQLHEYRTSFNHFDKDHSGVLQAEEFKACLISLGYDVENDKQGDAEFARIMGIVDPNNSGAVTFQAFIDFMSRETTDTDTADQVIASFKILAGDKNYITAEELRRELPPDQAEYCIARMAPYTGPDAVPGALDYMSFSTALYGESDL; encoded by the exons ACTTTCACGGCCTGGTGCAACTCTCACCTGCGGAAGGCGGGAACGCAGATCGAAAACATCGAGGAGGATTTCAGAGATGGACTCAAACTCATGCTGCTCCTAGAGGTCATCTCAG GGGAGAGGTTACCTAAACCCGAAAGAGGCAAGATGAGAGTTCACAAGATCAACAACGTCAACAAAGCGCTGGACTTCATCGCCAGCAAAGGAGTCAAGCTGGTGTCTATTGGTGCAGAAG AAATCGTGGATGGAAACGCCAAGATGACTCTGGGAATGATTTGGACCATCATCCTTCGCTTCGCCATCCAGGACATCTCAGTGGAGG AAACCTCCGCTAAAGAAGGATTGTTGCTCTGGTGTCAGAGAAAGACGGCTCCTTACAAGAACGTCAACGTTCAGAACTTCCACATCAG CTGGAAGGATGGTCTCGCCTTCAATGCTCTGATCCACAGACACAGGCCAGAGCTCATCGATTATGACAAGCTGAGAAAG GATGACCCAGTGACCAATCTGAACAACGCTTTTGAAGTGGCAGAGCGATACCTCGACATCCCCAAGATGTTGGATGCAGAGG ACATTGTGAACACAGCACGTCCGGATGAGAAAGCCATAATGACCTATGTGTCCAGTTTCTACCATGCCTTTTCTGGAGCCCAGAAG GCTGAGACAGCGGCTAATCGTATTTGCAAGGTGTTGGCGGTCAATCAAGAGAATGAGCACCTGATGGAGGACTATGAAAAACTGGCCAGCGAT cttttggaGTGGATTCGTAGGACAATCCCATGGCTGGAAAACCGTGCTCCAGAGAAAACCATGGCAGAAATGCAGCAGAAGTTGGAAGATTTCCGTGATTACCGTCGCGTTCACAAACCACCCAAAGTTCAGGAGAAGTGTCAGTTAGAGATCAACTTCAATACATTGCAGACCAAACTACGACTGAGCAACCGACCAGCCTTTATGCCATCTGAGGGACGCATGGTGTCG GACATTAATGGTGCATGGCATAAACTGGAAGGGGCGGAAAAAGGCTATGAAGAGTGGCTACTGAATGAGATCCGTCGTCTGGAGAGACTTGACCATCTTGCAGAAAAGTTCCGTCAGAAGGCGGCAATCCATGAAAGCTGGACAGATG GTAAAGAGGCTATGCTAACACAGAAGGACTATGAGACCGCATCTCTGTCTGAGATCAAAGCTCTCCTGAAGAAGCATGAGGCATTCGAAAGTGACCTTGCTGCCCACCAGGACAGAGTGGAGCAGATTGCTGCCATTGCACAGGAGCTCAA TGAGTTGGACTACTACGATTCCCCAAGCGTTAATGCACGCTGTCAGAAGATCTGTGAGCAATGGGATGTTCTGGGTTCCCTCACACAGAGTCGCAGAGAATCTCTGGAG AGAACCGAGAAACAGCTGGAGTCTATTGATGAGCTGTACCTGGAGTATGCCAAGAGAGCAGCACCATTCAACAACTGGATGGAGGGAGCCATGGAGGACCTTCAGGACATGTTCATTGTACACAACATTGATGAGATACAG GGACTGATAACGGCTCATGACCAGTTCAAATCAACTCTTCCAGAGGCAAATAAAGAGCGGGAAGCTATCCAGGCCATCCAGGCTGAAGTTCAGAAAATCGCACAGTACAATGGGATCAAACTGGCTGGAAACAATCCTTACACCACCATCACCCCTCAGAGCATTGACAAGAAGTGGGAGAAA GTGCAACAACTGGTTCCACAGCGTGATCAGGCTCTTCAGGAAGAACTCGCACGTCAGCAGTCTAATGACCATCTCAGACGCCAGTTTGCCAACCAGGCCAACATGATTGGACCATGGATCCAAAATAAGATGGAG GAGATTGGGCGGATATCAATTGAGATGAATGGAACGCTGGAAGATCAGCTGACCCACCTCCGTCAGTATGAGCAGAGCATCATTGAATACAAGCCCAACATTGACCAACTGGAGGGAGACCATCAGCTCATTCAGGAAGCACTTATATTTGACAACAAATACACTGCTTACACTATGGAG CACCTTCGGGTTGGTTGGGAGCAACTCCTTACTACAATTGCTCGCACCATTAATGAGATCGAGAACCAGATTCTGACTCGTGATGCTAAAGGCATCAGCCAAGAGCAGCTTCACGAGTACCGCACGTCCTTCAATCACTTCGACAAG GACCACAGTGGTGTCTTACAAGCTGAGGAGTTCAAGGCTTGTTTGATCAGTCTGGGTTACGACGTAGAAAACGACAAGCAG GGTGATGCTGAATTTGCTCGCATCATGGGTATCGTTGACCCCAACAACAGTGGAGCAGTGACCTTCCAGGCTTTCATCGACTTCATGTCAAGAGAAACAACCGACACAGACACCGCAGACCAGGTCATCGCCTCATTTAAGATCCTAGCCGGTGACAAG AACTACATCACAGCCGAGGAGTTGAGGCGTGAGCTTCCTCCTGACCAGGCAGAGTACTGCATTGCCCGAATGGCACCATACACGGGCCCCGACGCGGTGCCAGGCGCCCTTGACTACATGTCCTTCTCCACCGCCCTGTATGGGGAGAGCGACCTCTAA